GTGCAGAGTGTAACTGGGGTAGCAAACTTCCTTCCCTGGGACCTGTTGGCAATAAATACATCTTCTGTCCCCAAAGCCACATGCTGATAGCAAAGGAGAAGGTCTCCCAGCCCACGTTCAACTTCCTATCAATTATGAAGGCACCAGGCACATCAAACCCATTTCGTTAAAATTGGTGGAGATTTCTGCCTTACACCTTCTGGGGCCTGGTTACTAACCCACGAAGCCTTGAGCCAGGCGAGAGACAGCTCCTTGCAATACCAGAAGCCACAGCtgaagagaaacagcagcaaagaagggaaaacaatATCCTCATACTCAGAGCTACATGGTCATGGCCTGGAAGTTGTTGACTACTTCTTAATGGTATTAAATACTATTAACTTCTGCTGATAAGTAGATGTCAAAGGCATATAGCATCTTGTAGGGTCAAGCCTACTGGCAGATGGTTGAGGAAAAGGCTACGTGCGAACACggcagagaggaagggaaagaagtgAGAGAGGAGAGGGGTAGAATTGCCCTGAGTTTTATCCTCTACAAATAAGTCAGGGGTTTTATCCGCAAGCACTGAAGGAGTTAAGCACTAAAGCACAGACACTTAATCAgctttcccccttcctttcaCATGTGATTGGAATGAAGCTGCACCGAAGCAGCCCAAAGGGCTTATAACAGCTCCATTTCGCAGCCTTCAGTTTTAATCCCCATCACCCAGGCTAAGCAGTATGGTGGTGCTGAGACTGCTACTCCACAGCAGTCTGAGCACCTGGATGATGATggtcttcttcctcctcctctgcagcctgcaggTGGCTGGAGAGCTCCTGGATCACAGCAGCCCTACCAATCTGGTcatttctcctcttctccattATCAGATCCTCCAGGCTCTGAAACTCCAGCGTGTGGCTGCGCTTGTCACCCAGCTGGATCTGCAATCGGTAGGGCTGCTTGCCTATGCGCAGCTCCCCGCCGATTTTAAACTCTCGCTTGCCGTATCGGCACCAGGCAGCAAAACACTCAGAGTTTCTCCAGCTCAAGTCCCGATCCTTGCAACCCACCTGCTCCAGGGCATTGCGCACCACCACGGCCGGGCTGAGGGGTTTGTAGCGGTACAGCTGGTTGGCAATGCGGCCCCGTCTGCCCTGGCTGGCATCGGTGAGGAAGCTGTTCACCACCTCCAGCCGATGCAGGTGCACAACTTGAAAATCCCCGACATAGACCACCCAGTGCGGATACTGGGCTTGGCACACAAACTCCACCAGGTCACCTGGTTTACACCTATTCAGCAGGTTCTCCGGGGTGTAGGTGCTCAGATGCCCCCCACCTCCTTCATCACCCTCCTCTAGCTGCGCGTCCTCCTCTGAAAAGCTCTTCTGGTAAATACACTCATCCCGGTAATAGACTGAGCACTCCACCTCGTGCAGCTGGGGATCGtagggctgcagggcagggttTTCACCCCCCAGGTCATGCACCgaatcctgctgctgctccagctcatcATCGTCATTCGAAAAGATGTAGGAAACCCCGATCCTGGGCCCTTCATCTCTGTCCATACCTGTCGGGTCGGCCGTGGGAACTTCCTTGTAGTTGAGATGGGTCAGCTTCTCCACCTGGTTCCCCATGCCCGCTGCAACGACAGACACACGGCGGGGCCATGAGGGCGGGCGCGGGTGAGCGGCTCCCAGAGAAGCAGCGGGGGCATGAGCGCGGCTCCCCCTGCTCAGCGCGGTCCCTACCAGCGTCCCAGAGTGCGGTCGGGAACGGGGGAAGGGGGGACACGACACTTCCCTACCTGCACGGAGCAAGGCGCGGCGGCACCACCACCTGTTAGGCGgcggcgaggaggaggagagcggCGCAGGAGCCGCCTGAAAGAGGGCAGGCACCGAGCCACCTGTTAGAAGGGGGCTGAGAGCGCCTGGGGAGGTCGGGAGGTCCGAGCTGGGAACGGCCGAGAGCGCACCCGCCCGCCGCCCAGGTGAGCCGGCCCGGGCCGCCGGCCAGGTGCGCCTCCCCCGCCCTCCACCGGCACCGGGCGGCCGCGAACTTAccccgcggggccggcggctGCGCGGCGCCGGGAGCGGCTCAGGGcgagcgggcggcggggcggcggcgcggctgGATCatggccccggcccggcgcggctcctGCTCCCCGCGCAGCGGCAGCGCCCGAGCGCCGCGCCGCCGGCTCCGCGGCTGGGCATGAGCGCCGGAGAGGCACGGccgaagggagggagggaggctggaTCCGCCGCGGACGCCCCGGCAAGTGCTCAGCCCCCAGTATTTAAAGAGGCAgctctttcccccccccccccccccctttcacCCCCCTTCCCGCCTTCCTCCCCCACACCTCCCTCCGCCCCGcaccttttccctctcttcgcTCCTACATGCCAAGCGCTTTGCTCCCCACCGAGGCTGGTGGCAGGCGGAGGTCGGGCACAGGGCTCTCTGCGCCGCCGCTGCGCAGCTCTGCGCGGGCACGGGGCGTGCAGCGCGCTCAGCCC
This window of the Corvus hawaiiensis isolate bCorHaw1 chromosome 26, bCorHaw1.pri.cur, whole genome shotgun sequence genome carries:
- the LRATD2 gene encoding protein LRATD2; this encodes MGNQVEKLTHLNYKEVPTADPTGMDRDEGPRIGVSYIFSNDDDELEQQQDSVHDLGGENPALQPYDPQLHEVECSVYYRDECIYQKSFSEEDAQLEEGDEGGGGHLSTYTPENLLNRCKPGDLVEFVCQAQYPHWVVYVGDFQVVHLHRLEVVNSFLTDASQGRRGRIANQLYRYKPLSPAVVVRNALEQVGCKDRDLSWRNSECFAAWCRYGKREFKIGGELRIGKQPYRLQIQLGDKRSHTLEFQSLEDLIMEKRRNDQIGRAAVIQELSSHLQAAEEEEEDHHHPGAQTAVE